Genomic segment of Deltaproteobacteria bacterium:
ATTGCCATAGCTAATGTTTTCTCCAATCGAGACTGAAAAGACATGCGGCGTTTGAGGAACTACCGACATGTGCCTTCTAAGGTTTGCCGGGTCTATTTTTGTTAGGTCTATGCCGGAGTATGTAATAGTTCCTTTTTGCGGATCGTAAAAGCGTTGAATTAAGGAAGCTATGGTGGATTTGCCGGAACCAGAAGGTCCCACTATTGCGACTGACTGGCCCTCCCGAATATCAAAGCTAATGTCGTCCAGCACCTTTGTTTCTGCTCGCGAGGGATACGAAAAAGACACGCATTCAAAAGTCACATCTTGCGATGCCTTGGTCGGAATGGAGATGGGATTACTAGGGGCTGTAATTGTGGGTTTTAGATCAATGATTTCAAAGATTCGCTCGCTAGCTCCAACCGCCTGCATAAATTCGTCCCAGGCCCCTGCAAGAAAGGCAAAAGAAATCGCCACAATGCCACAGTAGAGCAAAAAGGAAGTGAGCTCCCCGATCGTAAGTTCTTTTAAAAACACCAGCCTAACGCCATAACATAATGCAAAGGCGACAGAGGAATGTAGCAAAAATACCATAGAAGAGGTAAATAGCGATGCCACCTTGGTTCTTTCAAGGCCGGATTGAAGCGCAATGTCGATGGACTTGCCGTATCGCGTCGTTTCGGCGTCTTGTCCCATAAACATTTTTACGGTGCGGATGGCTGAAAATCTTTCCTCCGCAATTGTAGAGGCTTTGCCGAGTTCAGCTTGCATTCGCCTGGAGTGAGTTCGCAGTTTTTTTCCCCACATAATGCTAGCACCGACTAGCACAGGGATAAGAAGAATTATTATTGCCGTAAGCTTTGGACTAATTAGTAACATTAATGCCGTGCCACCTATTACTTGAATGACATATCTCAGTGCTACTGAAATGTTGGTCGTAACGGCTCTCTGTACTAGCTGCGCATCGGAAGAAAGCCTGCTAAGGAGATCTCCCACTTTAGAGTTGTCAAAAAAGCTAATGTCCTGATTAAGTATAGAAGAAAAGAGGGACTTTCTAAGTTCAGAGACAATGCGAAGTCCTGCTGCCTGAAAACAATAGTGCCTTACATAAAAACAAGTGGCTTGAATGGCAAACAGCGCGATTAGCATGCTAGTTACAGATGTCAGGTTGTTTGAAATACTTAGCCCAGACTTTTTGTTTAAAATATTTTCTATTAAGCGAGGAAGAAATAGGGTAATGCCAGTGCCAAGAGCAAGGCTTATTAACCCGATTAACAGAGTTTTCGTCTGCATGCGCGCAAGTGCAATAACTCGCGGAGCAATGTGGGCAAGCGATTTGTCGATATTTATCGCCTTTGTCGGGCGTTCTGTTGAATTAAACATGCTAGTACATTTAGCCATGAACTGGCATGTTGTAAACCTTTTCCAAAAAGTAAGGCAATCTTAAGTCGAACATTAGACTCTTTTTATAGAGCCAAGGAAACGCGCGAATTTGAGTAAATGTTGCGATAGCTTTTTTAAGAAAGAATTTGACTTAGGTTTATTTTGCTTTCTGCTATTTGCTTTTGGCGTTTCATCGTAGGGTATCATGCGCGTAGGAACTTTGTAACCTCTAGCTTGCTCTGGGGAAAAAATGCGCGAAAGAGATTTAATGCTATTTGGTAAAACTGAAAAGATTCCTTGGGCAAGATTGTCAATCGATATATGCATTTTATCTCGTGATTCATTACCAGCCGTCAAATTGCTAGTAAAGTTATTTGTTCGCACGTGAGTTAGCAATAGCTCGCTTAGGTGTGCACTATCGAGAGGAAAAAAGCTAGTTGAAGACGAGTTGCGAGAACTAATGTTCCAGCTTCGCTCTACTGGGCCTGTGTTTACTAGCAGTTGCTCTAGGGATGGAAATTTAGCAATTTGTGGCAGCAGTTTACTTAAATTATCTATTAGCGTTTCTGCCGCTCTTGAAAACCAACCCTCGCCGTTAAGGTTTGAACTGGCTACTGATAGGTTATTTAGTGTAAGCAGTCGATGAGTTGCAGAAAAACCCATATTTGTCCGAGGAAAATTATCGGCTATCTGTCGCAACATTGAGTCGCCAGAGAGTATGGGAATCCCGCGCCTTAATACTTGGTGAATCATAATGTGCCAAAATAATTAATTATACCGT
This window contains:
- a CDS encoding ATP-binding cassette domain-containing protein encodes the protein MFNSTERPTKAINIDKSLAHIAPRVIALARMQTKTLLIGLISLALGTGITLFLPRLIENILNKKSGLSISNNLTSVTSMLIALFAIQATCFYVRHYCFQAAGLRIVSELRKSLFSSILNQDISFFDNSKVGDLLSRLSSDAQLVQRAVTTNISVALRYVIQVIGGTALMLLISPKLTAIIILLIPVLVGASIMWGKKLRTHSRRMQAELGKASTIAEERFSAIRTVKMFMGQDAETTRYGKSIDIALQSGLERTKVASLFTSSMVFLLHSSVAFALCYGVRLVFLKELTIGELTSFLLYCGIVAISFAFLAGAWDEFMQAVGASERIFEIIDLKPTITAPSNPISIPTKASQDVTFECVSFSYPSRAETKVLDDISFDIREGQSVAIVGPSGSGKSTIASLIQRFYDPQKGTITYSGIDLTKIDPANLRRHMSVVPQTPHVFSVSIGENISYGNPTASLAEVIASAKTANLHDFVTSLPNSYDTLVGDKGIQLSGGERQRIAIARAIIKDPRFLILDEATSSLDSENEKLIQQALERLMQGRTTLVIAHRLSTVQHADKVIVLKQGKIVQTGTHETLLAREGLYKTLVEHQLL